The sequence below is a genomic window from Synechococcus sp. PCC 7335.
AAGATATCTTAAGTATTGCTAAGATCGAAGCTGGGACGCTGAAGATGAGCATCGCGCCAGTCGACTTACGTTCCGTATTACATGATGTGTTAGAAATGCAGGTGTTCCAGGCAAAACAAAAGGGCCTATTGATAGTAAGACCTGAGCTACTAGCACCGTTGATGGTTGAAGTTGATCACTTTCGGTTTAAACAAGTACTACTAAACGTAATTTCTAACGCAATTAAGTTTACAGATAAAGGAACAATCGACATTCAAATTACCACCGATGAGAGCACTCAAACAGCTCCCAAAAATTGCGATCACCTCTCCCATAGAACCTTAGTCAGTAACGCTGAACTCTGTATGCCGCCGAAACCTTGGGTCAAAATCATGATCAAAGATTCTGGTATTGGCATCGATCCACAGCATCTACCGAAGCTCTTCAAGCCTTTTGTGATGGTTGATGGTTCTCATACTCGTTCATACGAGGGGACCGGTCTAGGACTAGCGATCTCTCAGAACTTCATGCGACTGATGCAAGGTGATATCACACTATCTAGTGAAGGCATTGGGAGGGGGACTACTGTCACGATTGTAATACCGCGTTTGGTTCGAGAAGTTAATCTAGAAGAAATAGACAAGGTGCCGCAGACAATCGTCAGCGATAGAGATGTAGCAGAGGTATCAACGAGATGACCGCCAAGGCAATTACAGTGTTTCTCTGGTACAGTGCTTCTTTGGTGCAGTGCTTCTCTGAGGCATTGAAGGAACGCGATCTACTTAGTTTTTATCACATCAGGTTTTCAAGGTGGAAACTGTCCTTCAACCAAGGGACTGACACTAGTTCTCCAAAACGTTTAACAAAACGCTTTACCTAACAAAACGCCTCACCCAACAAGACTAGGAACGATCAGAGATAATCTCTTTTATCTTTTTAATCTGAGTATTATAGCTATCTGAATCAATAGCAGGATGGTCTGTACTTCCCTCTATGGGCTGATCTAGTGGCACCCATGAGCGGCAGCCACCATACAGTGCTGAGTTCCAGACAATCTCTACAGGCACCGATAGTTGGTAGGCCCGCAGCGCTAGGATATATAGGGGCTGCTTAGGTTTCCATTGCAAACGCTCTGTTGCTAACTGAGGTTGCCAGATATGAAAGTCACTCAGCGCAGAGACCTGATCGGCTGCGGTGGTTAGGAAAATATCAGTAATCTGAGCCCAAACCTTGAGTGTAATTTTCTCTGGGTGCCAGCCAGAAGCAACTGGCAGGACTGAGTTTTGATAGTTGAAGCCTTTGTAATCGGACTTTAGCAGTTCCGGCTTTTGATGCTCGAAAGTAGGAAAAAGAACCACTTGGTCGGACTGGGTACGAAAACGGCCCTGATCTTCTTTGATACCACCTTTTCGTAGCAAGATGACTTGAGTGCCCTGAGCGATCGCATCTACTGCTATTGACCATTCTTTCAAAGCTGTATTGATCAACATGCGAGCTTCCTATAGCGGGTGTGGACAGCGAAGACCTAGCGTAGGGGAAAACTGATAAAGCGTAATCATAAGAAAAGCACCCACAGCAAACGTGCCAACAGTGTTATTAGAAACTAAACTAACTGCCGCAATCGATCAACATTAGTTGCCGCAGCAACGCTCTATACCCAAACTATCTAGCAACAAGTCGCCAACCGCATTGGCTATAGCAAACTCACTGTAAAAACTTTTGGAGAAATCATACCCCTGCATCTCAGTCAAGATAGCTAGCACTAACGCATTCAAATTATTTTCGCCTTCCATACGCTGCCGAACAAACACCTGAGCTGCTCGAGAAGCAATATGTTCATTAATCGTTTCTGGCAAGAACTCTTTATCTAGCCATTGGTGCAAAGTCGTCTTGAGCCATTGCCCTTCCTTAAGCGCGTCTTCAGCCGGGGGAAGCTCAATAGACTCAATCGGTTCAGCAAAGTCAGAATCAGACATATCCAGCATACTTAAAGATCAATTCTGCTATCTGTTGGCGAGCTACTTGTGTTTAAAGGCTAGAGGCTCAGAGCCTGTAGTAGTGTAAAAAGGGACTATTACGTTACGTACCTTTACTTTTTTGAGTGCAACCGCTTCTTATGATGAAAAGGGTAACTACGCAGGGGGAAGCGTACATCTATAGAAAGCTATGGTCTATTCCGTTCCTCAAATTCTGCAATGCTATGCTCAAGGCTATTTTTTGATGGCTGAGGCTGATGGAAAAACGCTCAACTGGTATTCCAGCAATCAGCGAGCTATCATTCCGCTCGATCACCGCTTTCGCTACCCCAAGTCTCTACAGCGGGTTTTGAACCAAAAGCGCTTTACCCCTGCGATTAATCGCAGCTTTGAAGCGGTGATCGATGGCTGTGCTGATCGCGATACTACCTGGATCTCGCCTCAGCTGAAGAAAATATATATGCAGTTGCATAGAGCAGGATATGCTCACAGCTTTGAAACTTGGCAAGGAGACGAGCTAGCAGGGGGGTTCCTCGGCATCTGCCTTGGCGGCGTGTTTATTGGCGAGTCAATGTTTTACCGAATTCCTGAAGGCTCGAAAGCAGCGATGGTGATGCTAGTGAATCATTTGCGATCGCGTCAGTTCACTCTCTTCGATGTCCAGATTCTCAATCCGCATTTGGCTAGATTTGGTGCTTTTGAGATCGACAGAGCCGTCTACGAAGCCACCTTATACAACGCCATTCAACAGTCCTGCCAATTCGACTAGATCCGGTTTGGCCAAACGCTACCTAAGCAACCCTAGTGAGAACTATAGCTTCGGCCGCGTGGCCTTCACGAAGAGTATGCATCCGCCCATGGCTATAGGTGCTAGCTTTCTATCCGGGTGAGTAGCACCGGACAATTTGCATACACCCGAATATAGTCAGACAGAGACCCGCCCAGCAGCCGATCTAGATCCGGCAATCCCTTAGCAATTGTTGGACGCCGATCAGGTGAGCCCAAAACCAATAGATTGATATTTAGCTGATCGACTAGTTCACAGATACGTTCGCCAGGTTTACCCGCCGGAGCCAGACAGCGATACTTAATGCCCATACGCCGAACTTTGGAAACTGCCTCTGCAAGGACTGGATCATTTTCAGGGCGATCTTGAAGAACTTCTTCGAGCTTGCCACTGAGCTTAGAGATCGTATGGACTAGAATAATCTCGCTGCCTTCAATATCACGAGCAAAATCGATTGCCGCATCTAAACTGGCCTTCGCCGAGTCAGACTTATCAAGGGCAACTAGGATACGCCTGATTGACTTAATCGCATATAGATCATCTTTAACTAGCAGCATTGGCCGTGACGAGAGCTGAAAAACGTATTGGCTCACAGAATTACCGATAATGGCTTGCAGACCTTGCAGTCCTCTAGAACCCATAACAATTAGGTCAGCGTTAATCTCGTCAGCGACCTTCCCTACGACATCTTTAGGCTCACCTTCACGCAAAATGGCGTTTACCTCAGCGGGGTTAAGACCAAGGCTATTCACTGCCTCGGCTAGAATTTTGCCACCTTTCTCCCAGCGTTCAGTCATAACCGCTGAAGTG
It includes:
- a CDS encoding DUF1802 family protein — encoded protein: MLINTALKEWSIAVDAIAQGTQVILLRKGGIKEDQGRFRTQSDQVVLFPTFEHQKPELLKSDYKGFNYQNSVLPVASGWHPEKITLKVWAQITDIFLTTAADQVSALSDFHIWQPQLATERLQWKPKQPLYILALRAYQLSVPVEIVWNSALYGGCRSWVPLDQPIEGSTDHPAIDSDSYNTQIKKIKEIISDRS
- the aat gene encoding leucyl/phenylalanyl-tRNA--protein transferase, giving the protein MVYSVPQILQCYAQGYFLMAEADGKTLNWYSSNQRAIIPLDHRFRYPKSLQRVLNQKRFTPAINRSFEAVIDGCADRDTTWISPQLKKIYMQLHRAGYAHSFETWQGDELAGGFLGICLGGVFIGESMFYRIPEGSKAAMVMLVNHLRSRQFTLFDVQILNPHLARFGAFEIDRAVYEATLYNAIQQSCQFD
- a CDS encoding universal stress protein; translation: MIENILLADSGIGNTRAMMKVLMQIPRIKRSRLTILHVVPSQSTSAVMTERWEKGGKILAEAVNSLGLNPAEVNAILREGEPKDVVGKVADEINADLIVMGSRGLQGLQAIIGNSVSQYVFQLSSRPMLLVKDDLYAIKSIRRILVALDKSDSAKASLDAAIDFARDIEGSEIILVHTISKLSGKLEEVLQDRPENDPVLAEAVSKVRRMGIKYRCLAPAGKPGERICELVDQLNINLLVLGSPDRRPTIAKGLPDLDRLLGGSLSDYIRVYANCPVLLTRIES